The nucleotide window TGTCCTGCAAACCGCTTCTTTATCAAACTGTTCTGCGAAATAGAACGAAATATCCGCATTCTGAAGCAATGACAAATACGCCGCATACAGCTTTTCGGGTGTAATCTCGTCTACCGTTTCTTCTGTGCCGTTTTCGTTAATACTGTATTCCTCGTTTTTGCACATTTCTTCAATCAGGCGCTGGGATGCATATTTTCTTTTATCATTCACCACACCTGCAAGAAAGATTTTCAAATTCTCCTTTTCCCGTTCCACATAGCTTTTACGGAAAGCATTATTCTCCAGCAACGGACGGAACAGTACCTCTGCACAGAAATCAATCAGCTTTAAAAAGGGGGCTTTCCCTTCTGCATACTTGTCTGCCACCGTTTTAAAGCGGAGTGCCAGCAACTGACACGCGCCCTGCTTGCTGATATTAAAAGAGCAGGAGGCACCGTAAAGCTCTTCCAGATATACATTCAAATCCCCTGTTTCAGGATATTTTGCACAGCCACGCGTTAAAACCGCAGGCAAAAGTGCATTCAGTGCGGCACTTTTTTCATCCAAAGGTGTGCGGATATATACGATAAAGGTTGCCGTTTTAAACCGGTTGTCCGGCAAAAGACAAACCTCAAATCCGTTAATCGTTCTTTTTTCCATTTTCTTTCCTCCAATGCAAGGTACCCGCATGCAAAAAGCATCTTCGGGCATACTCTATTTATTATAGCATATATTCTGCAGAAAATCCATAGATTTTTATTGATTTGTAAAGCAAAATCGTGTATAATTAAAGTAAATTCATTTACTTTAGCGATTTTAAAGGGGTATTTCATGAAAAAATTTAATCCCGTTTTTAAAGGGAAAAGTTTTAAAATTTTGAATATCTGTTGTGTAAAGTTTCGGGGAAGCTTTGTGCTTGCCAACCTTCCCAATACCATTTCGGTAACCGGTATTGAGAAATATTACATCAGCATTGAGGACATTTTGCCCTATACACAACGGGACGGCTCTACCCTTTGCGCGCCCAATTTTCGTGAGCAGCTCCGCTACGAATTCTTAAACCGCCTCAAAAAGCCTGATAAGCATTTAAAAGAAAACAACAGACATACTTCCTATTATTAAAAAAAAGCGATTGCTCTGCTCTGCAATCGCTTTTTTAATTCCCTATTTCAAAAACATAGTACCAATACCTGTATCGGTAAAGATTTCCAGCAAAATAGAATGGGGAATACGTCCGTCAATGATATGTACGCGGTTTACCCCTTCCTTTACGGCATGCATGCACGCATTTACTTTTGGTACCATACCGCCGGTGATGACGCCGTTTTCAATATAACGGTGTGCGTCGTCAATGTTTAATGCAAACAAAATGTCGCCCTTGCTGTCCTTTACGCCCTCTACATCGGTTAAGAAAATGAGTTTTTCTGCTTTCAGATGCGCTGCAATTTCATTGGCAACGGTGTCAGCATTGATGTTGTAGCTGTTTCCCTCTTTATCAGTACCGATTGGTGCGATAACCGGGATGTATCCGCTGTGAATGAGGGTGTCAATCATGTCGGTTCGTACCTTTTTGATTTTGCCCACAAAGCCGATATCCACGGGATTTCCATCCTCGTCCTCGGTCAGCTTTTCACATTCCATCAGCTTACAGTCAATACCCGATAAACCAATCGCATCTGCACCTTTTGTGTTCAAAAGCGAAACGATTTCTTTGTTGGTTTTTCCGATTAAGGTCATCTGTGCCACGCGCATGGTGTCCTTGTCAGTCACGCGCAAGCCGTTTTCAAAATGGCTTTCAATATTAAAGATTTTTAGGTTTTCGTTGATGTCGGGGCCGCCACCGTGCACCAGTACGGGGTTAATACCGATAAATTTTAAGAGGGTTAAAT belongs to Clostridia bacterium and includes:
- a CDS encoding insulinase family protein; this translates as MEKRTINGFEVCLLPDNRFKTATFIVYIRTPLDEKSAALNALLPAVLTRGCAKYPETGDLNVYLEELYGASCSFNISKQGACQLLALRFKTVADKYAEGKAPFLKLIDFCAEVLFRPLLENNAFRKSYVEREKENLKIFLAGVVNDKRKYASQRLIEEMCKNEEYSINENGTEETVDEITPEKLYAAYLSLLQNADISFYFAEQFDKEAVCRTLENVLPIRAERTRKIHLPVHVKKADSVRYVEESAPVTQGKLCMGFRSAIMRADPAFYSMMLFDTLFGSSPYSKLFLNVREKLSLAYYASSRFVNVKGILIVSSGIEFKNYEAAKNEILVQLSEMQKGNFTDEDIKAAKLDLTDALNGITDTGLGLATFYANLSAIGVEDTLENVIEQLNAVTKEEIVAAANSVTLDTVYFLKGEE
- the argB gene encoding acetylglutamate kinase; the encoded protein is MENTEKMQVLIEKAGILIEALPYIRKLNGKTVVVKYGGNAMINDHLKNSVMEDLTLLKFIGINPVLVHGGGPDINENLKIFNIESHFENGLRVTDKDTMRVAQMTLIGKTNKEIVSLLNTKGADAIGLSGIDCKLMECEKLTEDEDGNPVDIGFVGKIKKVRTDMIDTLIHSGYIPVIAPIGTDKEGNSYNINADTVANEIAAHLKAEKLIFLTDVEGVKDSKGDILFALNIDDAHRYIENGVITGGMVPKVNACMHAVKEGVNRVHIIDGRIPHSILLEIFTDTGIGTMFLK